A genomic stretch from Algoriphagus halophilus includes:
- a CDS encoding methylmalonyl-CoA mutase family protein yields the protein MTGSTQIYKPKNHIRIVTAASLFDGHDAAINIMRRIIQSTGCEVIHLGHNRSVQEIVDCAIQEDVQAIAITSYQGGHVEFFKYMYDLLHEKGAGHIKIFGGGGGTILPEEIQELHAYGITRIYAPDDGRAMGLQGMINDLVEKSDFPIGDTFQEGFELNKTNKAFIGRAISAFENFPEKSQSLLKQVRTESQNSKTPVLGITGTGGAGKSSLVDELVRRFLIDFEDKTLAIISVDPSKRKTGGALLGDRIRMNAIHHPRVYMRSLATRQSNLALSKYVQDAVDTVKAAGFDLVILETSGIGQSDTEIIEHSDLSLYVMTPEYGAASQLEKIDMLDFADVIALNKFDKRGALDAIRDVKKQFKRNHNLWDIQDEEIPVFGTIASQFNDPGMNQLYKALISKVNEDHSGWESNFELSAGTSEKIYIIPPARTRYLSEISETNRNYDSWVEEQKEIAQQLFSIKKSMEAIQSLQVADQDRLLKELEEVYAQVELNLDPKNKKWIEEWPQEAARYGEDFYVFKVRDKEIKVKTFYTSLSESKIPKISLPKYEAWGDLLKWGLRENVPGKFPYTAGVFPFKREGEDPTRMFAGEGSPERTNKRFHYVSKDMPAKRLSTAFDSVTLYGEDPDYRPDIYGKIGNSGVNVCCLDDAKKLYSGFNLVDPMTSVSMTINGPAATMTAFFMNAAIDQQCEVYIKENGLEKEVNQKIEKLYQKKGLERPSYKGKIPEGNDGLGLMLLGVTGDQVLPQEVYTKIKADTVARVRGTVQADILKEDQAQNTCIFSTEFSLRLMGDVQQYFIENSIRNFYSVSISGYHIAEAGANPITQLALTLSNGFTYVEYYVSRGMDINKFAPNLSFFFSNGIDPEYAVIGRVARRVWAKAMKLKYGANERSQMLKYHIQTSGRSLHAQEIDFNDIRTTLQALYAIYDNCNSLHTNAYDEAITTPTEASVRRAMAIQLIINKELGLAKNENPLQGAFIIEELTDLVEEAIYLEFDRITERGGVLGAMETMYQRGKIQEESLHYEMLKHTGEYPIIGVNTFLSAEGSPTVTPGEVIRATKEEKESQITTLKNLNQSHPKLVEEHLQSLKRVAVKNENIFAELMEAVKYCSLGQITHALYEVGGQYRRNM from the coding sequence ATGACTGGATCCACTCAGATTTATAAACCCAAAAATCATATTCGAATAGTTACTGCAGCATCTTTGTTTGATGGTCATGACGCTGCGATCAATATTATGAGGAGAATCATTCAATCTACTGGATGTGAAGTGATTCATTTAGGGCATAATAGGTCGGTTCAGGAGATTGTGGATTGTGCCATTCAGGAAGATGTGCAAGCAATTGCTATTACCTCTTATCAAGGTGGGCATGTGGAATTTTTTAAATACATGTATGATTTACTTCATGAAAAAGGAGCCGGTCATATTAAGATTTTTGGAGGAGGTGGAGGTACGATCCTTCCAGAGGAGATCCAAGAATTGCATGCTTATGGAATTACAAGAATTTATGCGCCGGACGATGGACGGGCTATGGGGCTCCAAGGGATGATTAATGATTTAGTTGAAAAGTCCGATTTTCCAATTGGGGATACCTTTCAAGAGGGTTTTGAATTAAACAAAACCAATAAAGCTTTCATAGGAAGGGCTATTTCTGCTTTTGAAAATTTCCCTGAAAAGTCACAGTCTTTATTAAAACAGGTAAGAACTGAAAGCCAAAATTCCAAAACTCCTGTTTTGGGAATTACCGGAACAGGTGGAGCGGGGAAGTCTTCTTTAGTAGATGAGTTGGTCAGGAGGTTTTTGATCGATTTTGAAGACAAAACACTGGCTATAATTTCAGTTGATCCTTCCAAAAGAAAAACTGGCGGAGCCTTGCTGGGTGATCGGATTCGTATGAATGCCATTCATCACCCAAGAGTATATATGCGCTCCTTGGCCACCAGACAATCTAATCTGGCGTTATCAAAATATGTTCAGGATGCAGTCGATACGGTAAAGGCAGCAGGATTTGATTTAGTGATTCTGGAAACTTCAGGAATTGGACAATCAGATACTGAAATTATTGAGCATTCTGATTTGTCTCTGTACGTGATGACTCCGGAATATGGAGCTGCTTCCCAATTGGAGAAAATCGACATGCTGGATTTTGCAGATGTAATTGCACTCAACAAATTTGACAAGAGAGGGGCCTTGGATGCTATCCGTGATGTCAAGAAACAATTCAAAAGAAATCATAACCTCTGGGACATCCAGGATGAAGAGATTCCTGTTTTTGGAACCATTGCATCCCAATTTAATGACCCGGGAATGAATCAATTGTACAAAGCGTTGATTTCCAAGGTTAATGAGGATCATTCAGGCTGGGAAAGCAATTTTGAATTATCTGCAGGTACCTCCGAAAAAATCTATATTATTCCACCAGCAAGGACCCGCTACTTATCAGAGATATCAGAAACAAATAGAAACTATGATTCCTGGGTAGAGGAGCAAAAGGAGATTGCCCAACAACTTTTTAGCATCAAAAAATCCATGGAGGCAATTCAATCCCTTCAGGTAGCGGATCAGGATCGTTTGTTGAAGGAACTTGAAGAAGTATATGCGCAGGTTGAATTAAACTTAGATCCAAAAAACAAAAAGTGGATTGAAGAGTGGCCTCAGGAAGCAGCAAGGTATGGGGAGGACTTTTACGTATTTAAAGTCAGAGATAAAGAAATTAAGGTGAAGACTTTTTATACTTCACTTTCAGAATCAAAGATTCCTAAAATTTCACTTCCAAAATATGAGGCCTGGGGAGATTTGTTGAAGTGGGGATTACGTGAAAATGTGCCTGGTAAATTCCCGTACACTGCTGGAGTTTTTCCTTTCAAACGAGAAGGAGAAGACCCGACTAGAATGTTTGCTGGAGAGGGAAGCCCCGAAAGAACCAATAAAAGGTTTCATTATGTGTCAAAGGATATGCCTGCCAAGAGGCTTTCAACAGCTTTTGATTCGGTAACCTTGTATGGAGAAGATCCCGATTATCGACCAGATATTTATGGGAAAATTGGTAATTCTGGAGTAAATGTGTGTTGTCTGGATGATGCAAAGAAACTCTACTCGGGTTTTAATTTGGTAGACCCCATGACCTCGGTTTCCATGACCATTAATGGTCCTGCAGCAACCATGACTGCTTTTTTCATGAATGCTGCGATCGATCAACAGTGTGAGGTTTATATCAAAGAAAATGGACTTGAGAAAGAAGTCAATCAAAAGATTGAGAAACTCTACCAAAAGAAAGGCTTAGAGAGACCCTCCTATAAAGGAAAAATTCCAGAAGGTAACGATGGACTTGGTTTGATGCTCTTGGGTGTAACTGGTGATCAGGTACTTCCACAAGAGGTGTATACTAAAATCAAAGCTGATACAGTAGCCAGAGTTCGAGGTACTGTTCAGGCAGATATCCTGAAAGAAGATCAAGCGCAAAATACCTGTATATTCTCCACAGAGTTCTCCCTGAGGTTGATGGGTGATGTACAGCAGTATTTTATTGAAAATAGTATCCGAAATTTCTATTCAGTTTCTATATCAGGTTACCATATCGCAGAAGCAGGGGCCAATCCGATCACCCAATTAGCATTGACACTTTCTAATGGATTTACCTATGTGGAATATTATGTGAGTAGGGGGATGGATATTAATAAATTTGCTCCCAATTTATCTTTCTTCTTTTCCAATGGGATTGATCCTGAATATGCGGTCATAGGAAGAGTGGCTCGAAGAGTGTGGGCGAAGGCGATGAAATTGAAATATGGAGCCAATGAGCGTTCTCAAATGCTCAAATATCATATACAAACTTCAGGTAGGTCTCTGCATGCCCAAGAAATTGACTTTAATGATATCCGGACAACGCTCCAAGCCCTATACGCCATCTATGATAACTGTAATTCATTGCATACCAATGCCTATGATGAAGCCATTACCACTCCTACTGAGGCCTCTGTAAGAAGAGCTATGGCGATTCAGTTGATTATCAATAAGGAACTAGGTTTGGCTAAAAATGAAAACCCTTTGCAAGGAGCCTTTATCATTGAAGAATTAACAGATTTGGTAGAAGAGGCGATTTACCTTGAATTTGACAGAATTACCGAGCGTGGAGGGGTATTGGGAGCCATGGAAACGATGTATCAGCGAGGTAAGATCCAGGAGGAAAGTCTTCATTACGAAATGTTGAAGCATACAGGGGAATATCCAATTATTGGAGTGAATACCTTCTTATCAGCAGAAGGTTCACCAACAGTTACTCCCGGGGAGGTGATTCGAGCTACAAAAGAGGAAAAAGAATCACAGATTACCACCTTGAAAAATTTGAATCAATCTCATCCGAAACTTGTTGAAGAGCATCTTCAATCGTTAAAAAGAGTGGCTGTGAAAAATGAGAATATTTTTGCAGAACTGATGGAAGCGGTCAAATACTGTTCATTAGGTCAAATAACCCATGCTTTGTATGAAGTAGGAGGACAATATAGAAGAAACATGTAA
- a CDS encoding dihydrolipoamide acetyltransferase family protein: MASVEMLMPKMGESIIEGTILSWLKKEGEKIEQDESVLEVATDKVDTEVPSTHAGVLKKILVKEGDVVAVGAPIAVIETEGEVENVAKEKKPEEVASKEELLAVAPENTGSLISTAAATNSQQENSDDRFYSPLVQSIAKEEGISKEELATVPGTGKDGRVTKNDMLNYLENRSDNGKASTHEVPSISQPKAQVSISASDEIIEMDRMRKMIAQRMVDSKRISAHVTSFVEADMTNIVLWREKNKMAYKAKFGESITYTPFFIEAISKAIRDFPMINISIDGDKIIKKKDINIGMAVALPSGNLIVPVIKKADQLNLVGISKQVNDLANRARNNKLNADDLSGGTYTVSNVGSFGNVMGTPIIMQPQVAIMAVGAIVKKPAVVETPTGDVIAIRHKMFLSHSYDHRVVDGSLGGMFVKRVADYLADFDLNTSL, encoded by the coding sequence ATGGCAAGTGTAGAAATGCTAATGCCCAAAATGGGCGAAAGTATCATAGAGGGAACCATCCTGAGTTGGCTTAAAAAAGAAGGCGAAAAAATAGAACAAGATGAATCTGTTCTAGAGGTAGCCACTGATAAAGTAGATACCGAGGTCCCTTCTACGCATGCAGGAGTATTGAAAAAAATCTTGGTTAAAGAGGGAGATGTTGTAGCAGTAGGGGCTCCAATCGCTGTAATTGAGACTGAAGGAGAAGTGGAAAACGTTGCTAAAGAAAAAAAACCAGAAGAAGTTGCCTCCAAAGAAGAATTACTTGCTGTAGCACCTGAGAACACCGGGTCTTTAATTTCTACTGCAGCTGCCACTAATTCTCAGCAGGAAAATTCGGATGATCGATTCTACTCCCCTCTTGTTCAAAGCATTGCAAAAGAGGAAGGGATTTCCAAAGAGGAATTAGCTACAGTCCCTGGCACAGGAAAAGATGGTCGTGTCACTAAAAATGACATGCTCAACTACCTTGAGAATAGAAGTGATAATGGAAAAGCTTCAACTCATGAAGTCCCTTCTATTTCCCAACCAAAAGCCCAAGTAAGTATTTCTGCCTCCGATGAAATCATCGAAATGGACCGGATGAGGAAGATGATCGCTCAAAGAATGGTCGATTCCAAAAGAATTTCTGCCCATGTAACTTCATTTGTAGAAGCGGATATGACCAACATAGTCCTTTGGCGCGAAAAAAATAAAATGGCTTACAAAGCCAAATTTGGAGAGTCTATTACTTACACACCATTCTTTATTGAGGCTATATCCAAAGCGATTAGGGATTTTCCCATGATTAATATTTCCATTGATGGGGATAAAATAATCAAGAAGAAAGACATCAATATAGGGATGGCAGTAGCATTACCAAGTGGTAATTTAATTGTTCCGGTAATTAAAAAGGCAGACCAATTAAACTTGGTCGGAATCTCCAAACAGGTAAATGACTTGGCGAATAGAGCGCGTAACAACAAATTGAATGCGGATGACTTAAGTGGAGGAACCTATACGGTATCGAATGTGGGCTCTTTTGGAAATGTGATGGGGACTCCTATCATTATGCAACCTCAAGTAGCAATCATGGCAGTGGGAGCCATTGTCAAAAAACCTGCAGTAGTAGAAACCCCAACTGGTGATGTAATTGCAATACGACACAAAATGTTTTTATCCCACTCCTATGATCATCGTGTAGTTGATGGTTCTTTAGGAGGAATGTTTGTCAAACGAGTAGCTGATTATTTAGCAGACTTTGATCTTAACACATCATTATAA
- a CDS encoding PAS domain-containing hybrid sensor histidine kinase/response regulator, translating to MWTRKINNLSFLLTTALGIFLVLLVIALGVSFYFAISDAQLASRKVFLTKQTELAARELELEIFRFEEDASSLFSFLEDEDLDEEDFQLDLPMAIRKLMNNYPGLVDTVWVNFPESTSFFTMTDRNDFISQPFDGFIRSKFQENSSLYRSNPEGLEMLFLLNLEDFSSRFVTNYYLNAEGGKFLLIGDQLIDIGPSALNTPIEFQAKDLLTIKNDIAIGLKGIYEVTWDQEGKPFNGVLVQYPFDFGGILENASMLFFIETEELTEGVYNTYLWLFFVLILLLLGTIVFFILSLNNNLKSQHQLEKSSKEISELFDQQNLLLKELKGFVYFHNHRGEMTRVSDEVEKILGSPKEDFIKAFLPNSSIREVNELQEIVSHALDSKKSVLDFEYDYIRPDQKKIRLKIFEKLIFDEKGRFNGGLGICTDITSQFEASQELVQSENRLRTVLENIPDIIFIYDNKGKVIDFHVKEKIPGWDGTALGKYLADLIPEDQKEETLQAFDTARNTGTIQSVNRKLELPSGSKYFELRYFPLDENRMMSVAKDITSQKIWEKGLIEAMSAADEASRAKSEFLANMSHEIRTPMNGLLGIIDLLELTQLTKDQKEYLEIIKNSGNSLLGIIKDILDYSKIEAGKIDINPFPAKPAEELEKQIQIFYGLASKKKIKLHKHISSDAYNQFDSDYIRINQVIINLVGNAVKFTPVGGIVSVSMDVEHIEGDLYYLKTEVKDSGIGIPEELIPSLTDPFFQVESSSTRSFQGTGLGLAIAKKIIELMGGELTITSKVGEGSIFSFSVLLTKVNAEFTEEIKSSTDERENWFGMGEEYPLRILLAEDNDLNLQLMKLMLDQLGYPFEIARNGLDALDMVMNHEFDLVLMDVQMPVMNGLEATKRIRETPDMENLFIIGLSANVFDEDQKKALESGMDDYLTKPIRLMALAKKLELFYHKKANLKA from the coding sequence ATGTGGACTAGGAAGATAAATAACCTTAGTTTTTTACTTACAACTGCTCTAGGTATTTTTCTAGTCCTATTAGTCATTGCGTTAGGCGTTAGTTTTTATTTTGCTATTTCGGACGCTCAATTAGCATCTAGGAAAGTATTCCTAACCAAGCAAACGGAGTTAGCTGCGAGAGAACTCGAATTAGAAATCTTTCGATTTGAAGAAGATGCAAGTAGCCTTTTTTCTTTTCTGGAAGATGAAGATTTGGATGAGGAAGATTTTCAATTAGATCTTCCAATGGCAATTAGAAAATTAATGAATAATTATCCAGGGTTAGTGGATACGGTTTGGGTAAACTTTCCTGAGTCCACTTCATTTTTTACTATGACGGATAGGAATGATTTTATTTCTCAGCCTTTTGATGGATTCATAAGAAGTAAGTTTCAAGAAAATTCTAGTCTATATAGGAGTAATCCAGAGGGCTTAGAAATGCTTTTCCTCTTAAACTTGGAGGATTTTAGCAGCCGCTTTGTCACAAATTATTATTTAAATGCAGAAGGAGGAAAATTTTTATTGATTGGTGATCAATTGATTGATATAGGTCCCAGTGCTCTTAACACTCCTATTGAGTTTCAAGCTAAAGATCTTCTGACCATAAAAAATGATATCGCTATTGGTTTAAAGGGGATCTATGAGGTGACCTGGGATCAGGAAGGCAAACCTTTCAATGGAGTGTTAGTCCAATATCCATTTGATTTTGGGGGCATCCTTGAAAATGCCTCCATGTTATTTTTTATTGAAACAGAAGAGCTTACGGAAGGTGTCTATAATACCTATTTATGGCTGTTTTTTGTTTTGATACTATTGTTATTAGGGACTATCGTATTTTTTATTCTTTCCTTAAACAATAACTTAAAATCTCAGCATCAACTTGAAAAAAGCTCTAAAGAAATTTCGGAACTTTTTGATCAGCAAAACCTACTTTTAAAAGAACTGAAAGGCTTTGTCTATTTCCATAATCATAGGGGGGAAATGACGAGGGTCAGTGATGAGGTAGAGAAAATTCTTGGAAGTCCAAAAGAAGATTTCATCAAGGCATTTTTGCCGAATAGTTCCATCCGGGAGGTAAATGAACTTCAAGAAATAGTAAGCCATGCTTTGGATTCCAAGAAGTCGGTATTGGATTTTGAATATGATTACATCAGACCAGATCAGAAAAAGATTCGTCTAAAAATATTTGAAAAGTTGATTTTTGATGAGAAAGGTAGGTTTAATGGAGGCTTAGGTATTTGTACTGATATAACTTCCCAATTTGAAGCAAGTCAGGAATTAGTTCAAAGTGAAAATCGCCTTAGAACCGTATTGGAAAATATTCCTGACATCATTTTTATTTATGACAATAAAGGGAAGGTCATCGACTTTCACGTCAAGGAAAAAATACCAGGCTGGGACGGTACAGCATTAGGGAAATATTTAGCTGATTTGATTCCAGAGGATCAAAAGGAGGAAACACTCCAGGCTTTTGATACTGCGAGAAATACTGGCACCATTCAATCTGTCAATAGGAAATTGGAGCTTCCTAGTGGTTCCAAATATTTTGAATTGAGGTATTTCCCTTTAGATGAAAATAGAATGATGTCTGTGGCAAAAGATATCACGAGCCAAAAAATTTGGGAGAAAGGCCTGATTGAAGCAATGAGTGCAGCAGATGAAGCTAGCCGAGCCAAATCAGAATTTTTGGCTAACATGAGTCACGAGATCAGGACTCCTATGAATGGATTGTTGGGAATCATTGATTTGTTGGAGTTGACCCAACTCACCAAGGATCAAAAAGAATACCTAGAAATTATCAAGAATTCGGGGAATTCCCTCTTAGGAATTATCAAGGACATCCTGGATTATTCCAAAATTGAGGCTGGAAAAATTGATATCAATCCTTTTCCGGCCAAACCTGCTGAAGAACTAGAGAAACAGATCCAAATTTTTTACGGACTGGCTAGTAAGAAAAAAATAAAGCTGCATAAACATATCAGTTCAGATGCATATAATCAATTTGATTCAGATTATATTCGGATTAATCAAGTGATTATCAATCTTGTAGGAAATGCCGTTAAGTTTACCCCTGTGGGAGGAATAGTTTCTGTTTCAATGGATGTTGAGCATATTGAGGGAGACCTATATTATTTGAAAACTGAAGTGAAGGACAGTGGAATAGGTATTCCGGAAGAATTGATTCCTTCTTTGACCGATCCGTTTTTTCAGGTGGAAAGCTCTAGTACCAGGAGTTTTCAAGGAACAGGATTGGGATTGGCAATCGCTAAGAAAATCATTGAATTGATGGGAGGAGAACTCACCATTACCAGTAAAGTAGGTGAGGGTTCCATTTTCTCATTCTCCGTTTTACTTACTAAAGTGAATGCTGAATTCACAGAGGAAATAAAATCATCAACTGATGAAAGGGAAAACTGGTTCGGAATGGGGGAAGAGTATCCATTAAGAATCTTATTGGCGGAGGATAATGACTTAAATCTTCAATTGATGAAATTGATGCTGGATCAGTTGGGCTACCCATTTGAAATTGCAAGAAATGGTTTGGATGCCTTAGATATGGTCATGAATCATGAGTTTGATCTAGTTCTGATGGATGTTCAAATGCCTGTAATGAATGGTCTAGAAGCTACAAAGAGGATCAGAGAGACTCCCGATATGGAAAATCTTTTTATTATAGGGTTATCAGCCAATGTCTTTGATGAAGATCAAAAGAAAGCTTTAGAAAGTGGAATGGATGATTATTTGACCAAACCGATTCGTCTAATGGCTTTGGCAAAAAAATTGGAACTATTCTATCATAAAAAGGCTAATCTTAAGGCATAA
- a CDS encoding OsmC family protein, with amino-acid sequence MSKRNVTVRMKADYEYEAVNPQGNVVQIDMYDAPEKQAQSPMDLILSALGGCASVDAVLMMKKKRKTIESFTVDVEGLRNDGVPAYYTDIHLSFTLVSPDANELEFGKVVALSVDKYCSVASSLNPKITYSYIVKRPS; translated from the coding sequence ATGTCAAAAAGAAATGTAACTGTTCGCATGAAAGCGGACTATGAGTACGAAGCGGTCAATCCCCAAGGAAATGTAGTACAGATTGATATGTACGATGCACCTGAAAAACAAGCTCAGTCTCCTATGGATCTAATTCTTTCTGCATTAGGGGGATGTGCTTCAGTAGATGCGGTACTCATGATGAAGAAAAAAAGAAAAACCATCGAATCATTTACAGTAGATGTAGAAGGGTTAAGGAATGATGGGGTTCCTGCTTATTATACGGATATCCATTTGTCTTTTACGTTGGTTTCTCCTGATGCCAATGAATTGGAATTTGGGAAAGTGGTTGCGCTTTCTGTGGATAAATACTGCTCGGTTGCATCTTCACTCAACCCTAAAATTACCTACTCTTATATTGTTAAAAGGCCATCATGA
- a CDS encoding acetyl-CoA hydrolase/transferase family protein → MSLSYISPEQAVSLIESHQRVFVHGSAATPTRLLKALAKRGNELRNVEIVAITTLGEMPLVRPECQKAFYMNSLFVSENIRKAVNSDHGGYVPIFLSEIGHLFRNKILGIDVALIQVSEPDAHGFCTLGTSVDIAKPAVETARIIIAQVNKKMPRTHGDGHIHISKFSAAIHVDDDLPEINYAKKITEREIQIGQHISSLIEDRSTLQMGIGAIPDAVLNSLHHHKDLGVHTEMFSNGILELMKSGAVTNSFKKKHPGKVVSSFAAGTRELYDTVNDNPEFSFHEAAYVNDTAVIRKNPKVISINSCVELDLTGQVCADSIGSYHYSGVGGQMDFMRGAALSVGGKPIMALPSTTKKGDSKIVPFLKEGAGVVTTRAHMQYVVTEFGIAYLYGKNLRQRAYELMRIAHPDHQESLEKAIVERFGSYIYPFR, encoded by the coding sequence ATGTCTCTTTCCTATATAAGCCCTGAACAGGCTGTTAGCCTAATAGAAAGCCACCAGCGTGTTTTTGTTCATGGTAGTGCAGCTACCCCCACACGTTTGCTAAAAGCATTGGCAAAGCGAGGAAATGAATTAAGGAATGTAGAGATCGTTGCCATTACGACACTTGGGGAAATGCCATTGGTGCGGCCCGAATGCCAAAAGGCTTTTTACATGAATTCCCTTTTTGTATCCGAAAACATCAGAAAGGCGGTCAATTCTGATCACGGAGGATATGTTCCTATTTTTTTAAGCGAAATTGGACACCTTTTCAGAAATAAAATCCTAGGCATTGATGTAGCATTAATTCAAGTTTCGGAACCTGATGCTCATGGATTTTGTACTCTTGGTACTTCAGTAGATATCGCAAAACCCGCCGTAGAAACTGCCAGGATAATTATTGCCCAAGTCAATAAAAAAATGCCAAGAACTCATGGAGATGGGCATATTCATATCTCCAAATTCTCAGCAGCCATTCACGTAGACGATGATTTGCCAGAAATCAATTATGCAAAAAAAATCACGGAACGGGAGATTCAGATAGGGCAACATATTTCTTCTCTAATTGAAGATAGGTCTACCCTTCAAATGGGGATAGGCGCGATTCCTGATGCCGTACTGAATTCATTGCACCACCATAAGGATTTGGGGGTACATACCGAGATGTTTTCTAATGGAATTTTAGAATTAATGAAGTCGGGAGCTGTCACCAATTCATTTAAGAAAAAACATCCTGGAAAAGTGGTCTCCTCATTTGCTGCAGGAACCAGAGAGCTATATGATACCGTAAATGACAACCCTGAATTTTCTTTCCATGAAGCTGCTTATGTTAATGATACTGCTGTCATTCGAAAAAACCCAAAGGTCATTTCCATCAATAGTTGTGTTGAATTGGATTTAACAGGACAGGTTTGCGCAGATTCTATTGGAAGTTACCATTATTCAGGAGTCGGTGGTCAAATGGATTTTATGAGAGGAGCGGCACTTTCTGTAGGTGGAAAACCTATCATGGCTTTACCTTCAACCACCAAAAAAGGGGATTCCAAAATTGTCCCATTTTTGAAAGAAGGAGCAGGAGTCGTTACCACCCGTGCGCATATGCAATACGTAGTCACGGAATTTGGAATTGCCTACCTCTATGGCAAAAACTTGAGGCAAA
- a CDS encoding PDC sensor domain-containing protein, whose amino-acid sequence MKIGLRFFLIICLSFFSCEGPKSSDKFSVDERLANLVKNMEKEFLTLNEEIIRLGDFYQYVLANRDSLLKTADRSRYTFEGSFSNNLPVQGEELSKLILSTKSPDPEKSMEEVLFTNILDSAFKAVYEKHPIIAQVYSNSPMQVSRVYPPYDAQNLMDPDIDLVTFNFYYEGDLEHNPQKEPIWLPEVYVDPAGKGWIMSLVYPVYDGDDLFAVLGIDITVEEILHRFLEQEDGNLLIVNGIGDIVSGKSTAIEALSFPPLKNHVYTETIKSDNFRISDFNLFNSKSRQVREMGQEFLLKKENTFLFENENDLKEAIAIPFNFTDWYLIEINPY is encoded by the coding sequence ATGAAAATTGGATTAAGATTCTTTTTGATCATCTGCCTGTCATTTTTTTCCTGTGAAGGGCCAAAGAGTTCGGATAAATTTTCCGTGGACGAAAGGCTAGCCAACTTGGTGAAAAACATGGAGAAAGAATTTCTCACCTTGAATGAAGAGATCATTCGTCTTGGAGATTTTTATCAGTATGTTTTGGCTAATAGGGATTCTCTTTTGAAAACTGCAGATAGATCCAGGTATACTTTTGAAGGCTCTTTTTCTAATAATTTACCTGTTCAGGGGGAAGAACTTAGTAAGTTGATTCTATCTACCAAATCTCCTGATCCGGAGAAGTCCATGGAAGAGGTGTTGTTTACGAATATTCTAGATTCTGCTTTTAAAGCTGTTTATGAAAAGCACCCAATTATTGCGCAGGTATATTCTAATTCCCCTATGCAGGTTTCAAGGGTTTACCCTCCGTATGATGCGCAAAATTTAATGGATCCAGATATTGATTTAGTTACATTTAATTTCTATTACGAGGGAGACTTGGAGCACAATCCCCAAAAAGAACCTATTTGGCTCCCTGAAGTATATGTAGATCCGGCAGGAAAGGGCTGGATTATGTCACTAGTTTACCCGGTTTATGATGGAGATGATTTATTTGCTGTCTTGGGTATTGATATTACTGTGGAGGAGATATTACATCGTTTTTTAGAACAGGAAGATGGAAACTTATTAATAGTCAATGGAATAGGGGATATTGTTTCAGGCAAATCAACAGCTATTGAAGCATTAAGTTTTCCGCCATTAAAAAATCATGTGTATACAGAAACGATTAAGTCTGACAATTTCCGTATTTCTGATTTTAATCTATTTAATAGTAAGAGTAGACAAGTGAGGGAAATGGGGCAAGAATTTTTATTGAAAAAGGAAAATACATTTTTGTTTGAAAATGAAAATGACCTAAAAGAGGCAATAGCAATTCCATTTAATTTCACAGATTGGTATTTGATAGAAATAAACCCCTACTAA